One Trichormus variabilis 0441 genomic window, ATTTCTACAGGTTTGATTTGACCGGTGGCAGCACCGTTAATTTGACACTAAATGGGTTAACAGCAGATGCAGATTTGCGCTTGTTAAATAGTGTTGGTACCGTCATTGCTAGTTCTCTTGGTCTTGGTACCATTGCTGAATCTATCAACACATTTTTATTAGCAGGAACCTACTTTGCCCAGGTTAGCTCCTTTAATAATGCTAGCACTCTCTACAACCTGAGTTTATCTTCCAACCTAGTCCCCACAGTTGACCTTGCTGGCAATACTCCTGGCACAGCCCGTAACATTGGCCCTGTTGGTGTTCAATCATTCTTCCGCGACAGAGTATCCAGCACAGACAGTAACGATTACTATCGCTTTACCATCAACCCCAACAGTGGACTCAACATCGTCTTAAATGGGCTAAGCGCTGATGCTGACTTGCAGCTATTGAGAGCCGATGGTACTACTCTTGTGAGAAGTTCCTCCAACTCTGGTACTACTGAAGATACGATTACTCTGACTGCTGCTGAAGTGAGAGCCAACGGCACTGAGTATGTTGTGCGGGTTAACTCCTTTAATGGTGCTAACACTGCCTATAATCTGAGTATCAACGGTAGCTTACCCGATGTTGCAGGCAACAGTACTGGTGCAGCTCGTAATCTTGGAAACTTGAACGGTCGTCAGGAGTTTATAGATTTCGTAAATGGCGCTGATACTAATGACTTCTATCAATTTACTGTTGGGCCTAATAGCAACCTGACTGCTCGGCTAGACAATCTAGCTGCTGATGCTGATATTGAAATACTGAATAGTGCTGGCACAGTCATTGGTTCTTCACGTCTTAGTGGTAATGCTGCCGACCAGGTTACTCTGAATAACTTAGCTGGTGGTCTTTACTTTGCTAGAATCTTGAGATTTGGAGATACGTCTTACAGATTGAATCTGTCTGCTACCCAACCAGACTTTGCTGGTAATACTCTTGCCACTGCGCTGAACTTTGGTGAACTCAATGGTAGTAGAACGTTCAATGACGATGTGACATCCACAGACCTGCGCGATCTCTATCGTTTTACTATAGGTAATACCAGCACTTTAAGTGTGAATCTCAGTGGATTAACAGCAGATGCGGATATTAGCCTATTAGATAGTGCGGGTACATTTATTGTTGGTTCCTCTAATGCTGGTACCAGTCCTGACTTCTTTACCAGAAGCTTGACACCTGGAACTTACTATGTATCAGTTGACAGATTTAGTGGTGATACTCTCTACAACTTGCGTTTAGTCGCGGCTTA contains:
- a CDS encoding beta strand repeat-containing protein, whose protein sequence is MAEPNNTLAQATNLGRILNSQTISDFVGTTDTNDFFTFNLGSRSSFNLTLNGLSADADVQLLDSTGGLITSSSNGGSLSESITQTLNTGNYAIRVFQFSGNTSYNLNLSASPFDFAGNSTAAARDIGPVGVQSFFQDAVTSSDTTDFYRLAINPNSSLSITLDNLAADADLSLLNASGTVIRSSSNGGTTADSISLSASEVRANGTTYFVRVNQFSGNTAYNLTINGSLPDLAGNSTATARDLGNLNGTQEFIDLVNSADTNDFYRFTVGPNSNLTARLDNLAANANLQILNATGTVIGSSSAGGTAADQVTLNNLAGGLYFARVLQSSGDTSYRLNLFATQPDFAGNTTGTALNFGTLNGTRVFNDEVRPGDINDFYRFDLTGGSTVNLTLNGLTADADLRLLNSVGTVIASSLGLGTIAESINTFLLAGTYFAQVSSFNNASTLYNLSLSSNLVPTVDLAGNTPGTARNIGPVGVQSFFRDRVSSTDSNDYYRFTINPNSGLNIVLNGLSADADLQLLRADGTTLVRSSSNSGTTEDTITLTAAEVRANGTEYVVRVNSFNGANTAYNLSINGSLPDVAGNSTGAARNLGNLNGRQEFIDFVNGADTNDFYQFTVGPNSNLTARLDNLAADADIEILNSAGTVIGSSRLSGNAADQVTLNNLAGGLYFARILRFGDTSYRLNLSATQPDFAGNTLATALNFGELNGSRTFNDDVTSTDLRDLYRFTIGNTSTLSVNLSGLTADADISLLDSAGTFIVGSSNAGTSPDFFTRSLTPGTYYVSVDRFSGDTLYNLRLVAA